In Lacibacter sp. H375, one DNA window encodes the following:
- a CDS encoding YciE/YciF ferroxidase family protein: MKQELTTITTLHNLLDHEASKFSSAEMQLSNALPQWISKASSLKLKTVLQRYKDDIGEHLTNLEEFVNAERLTSLSLMNRIMSAYIQDTNEKLVMCADAEVTDACLLASVQMINHFKISAYGTSAAFANTLGMEKAANFFHKAEVQEKQIDDRLTQLAQYEINIRAKSPIVLP, encoded by the coding sequence ATGAAACAGGAACTCACAACTATTACAACGCTCCACAACCTGCTCGATCATGAAGCAAGTAAATTCTCCAGTGCAGAAATGCAATTGAGCAATGCATTACCTCAATGGATCAGCAAAGCCAGTTCATTGAAACTGAAAACGGTTTTGCAGAGGTACAAAGATGACATTGGCGAACATTTGACCAACCTGGAAGAATTTGTAAATGCGGAACGGCTTACTTCATTAAGTCTTATGAACCGCATCATGAGCGCTTATATTCAGGATACAAATGAAAAACTGGTTATGTGTGCCGACGCTGAAGTGACAGACGCCTGCCTGTTGGCAAGCGTGCAAATGATCAATCATTTTAAGATCAGTGCTTATGGAACATCTGCCGCTTTTGCCAACACATTGGGTATGGAGAAAGCTGCTAATTTTTTCCATAAGGCAGAAGTGCAGGAAAAACAAATTGACGACCGTTTAACACAACTCGCACAGTACGAAATAAACATAAGAGCAAAGTCGCCGATTGTTTTACCATAA
- a CDS encoding MlaD family protein, which translates to MAKQTINNIKLGIFMFAGLFLLILGLYMIGKDSNLFSRNYVLKARFEHVQGLTPGNNIRYAGIQVGTVKKVSIINDTSIEVTMLIEEDMKQYIRVNDVVSISTDGLMGNKLLQITPAKDGSAFAVSGDVLRTKKIISTDEMLELLNRTNQNVAVISEDLKTTVHRINNSSALWEVLDNKALPKNILASVNNIRSATVKADLMVKDLQTIIGDVKQGKGSLGKIITDTAIAYNLNEAIEKIKLVGSNADSLATDLHAFTLSVKNDLNYGKGPVHSLLKDSILVQKLNNSLQNIEKGTDGFNQNMEALKTNFLFRGYFRRLEKQKKEAEKKK; encoded by the coding sequence ATGGCAAAGCAAACAATAAATAACATCAAACTGGGCATTTTCATGTTTGCCGGGTTGTTCCTGCTCATTTTAGGTTTGTATATGATTGGCAAAGACAGCAATCTCTTCAGCCGTAATTATGTTTTGAAAGCAAGGTTTGAACATGTGCAGGGTTTAACACCAGGCAACAATATCCGTTATGCAGGTATACAGGTGGGCACAGTAAAAAAAGTTTCCATCATTAACGATACATCCATAGAAGTAACGATGTTGATTGAAGAAGACATGAAACAATATATCCGTGTGAATGATGTGGTAAGCATTTCAACCGATGGCTTGATGGGAAATAAATTACTGCAGATCACACCCGCAAAAGACGGATCAGCATTTGCAGTGAGCGGCGATGTATTACGCACCAAGAAAATCATCAGCACCGATGAGATGCTGGAGCTTTTGAACCGCACCAACCAGAACGTAGCTGTTATTTCAGAAGATCTGAAAACAACTGTTCACCGCATTAACAACAGCTCAGCTTTGTGGGAAGTGCTCGACAACAAAGCATTACCTAAAAATATTCTTGCATCAGTCAATAACATTCGCTCAGCAACAGTAAAAGCAGATTTGATGGTGAAAGATTTGCAAACCATTATTGGTGATGTAAAACAAGGCAAAGGATCGCTGGGAAAAATTATTACTGATACAGCCATTGCTTACAACCTGAATGAAGCCATTGAAAAAATAAAACTGGTGGGCAGCAATGCCGACTCGCTGGCAACCGATTTACATGCTTTTACTCTTTCTGTTAAAAACGATCTGAACTATGGCAAAGGCCCTGTTCATAGTTTACTGAAAGATTCTATTCTTGTGCAAAAGCTGAATAACAGTTTGCAGAATATTGAAAAAGGAACCGATGGTTTTAACCAGAACATGGAAGCGTTGAAAACTAATTTTTTGTTCAGGGGTTATTTCAGGCGATTGGAAAAGCAGAAGAAAGAAGCGGAAAAGAAGAAATGA
- a CDS encoding ABC transporter ATP-binding protein, producing MFEEKTIQHKTITEENREPVISIRHLYKSFGNNHVLKDFNLDVLRGENVVVLGKSGSGKSVLIKCIIGLLEQDAGDIMVLNEDVIKLNIKELDILRAKVGFLFQSNALYDSMTVRENLEFPLRRHWIKVTAAETNDKVMEVLTNVGLAHTVDMMPAELSGGMRKRIALARTLILDPEIMLYDEPTTGLDPITAKEISELMLEMGEKYNTSSIIISHDMNCIRMTADRIVMLIDGKCYTQGSYQELEQNNDPLVKQFFEQWQSKQ from the coding sequence ATGTTTGAGGAGAAAACAATACAACATAAAACTATAACTGAAGAAAACCGTGAGCCGGTTATTTCAATCAGGCATTTGTATAAATCATTTGGAAACAATCATGTGCTGAAAGATTTTAATCTCGATGTATTAAGAGGAGAAAATGTTGTTGTACTGGGCAAATCAGGTTCAGGAAAATCTGTACTCATTAAATGCATTATCGGTTTACTGGAACAGGATGCAGGCGACATAATGGTTTTAAATGAAGATGTGATAAAGCTCAACATAAAAGAACTAGACATACTTCGTGCAAAAGTGGGATTCCTGTTTCAAAGTAATGCCTTGTATGATTCAATGACGGTGCGTGAGAATCTTGAATTCCCGTTGCGTCGTCATTGGATAAAAGTAACAGCAGCAGAAACCAATGATAAAGTGATGGAAGTGCTAACCAATGTTGGCCTGGCACACACCGTTGATATGATGCCAGCTGAACTTTCTGGTGGTATGCGTAAACGCATTGCATTGGCAAGAACATTGATTCTAGATCCGGAGATCATGTTGTATGATGAACCTACAACAGGGCTTGACCCCATCACTGCTAAAGAGATCAGTGAACTGATGCTGGAAATGGGTGAGAAATACAACACATCATCGATCATTATTTCACACGATATGAATTGCATACGCATGACAGCCGACCGAATTGTAATGCTGATCGATGGGAAATGTTATACGCAAGGAAGCTATCAGGAACTGGAACAAAATAATGATCCGCTCGTAAAACAATTTTTTGAACAATGGCAAAGCAAACAATAA
- a CDS encoding MlaE family ABC transporter permease, whose translation MKKMLVETGLLGRFSLRFIGQTMQARFEFTEFVRQCFMIGYKSFPLVGLTGFIMGLVLTMQLRPALLDYGVATELPEMVGIAIVREIGPVITALIFAGKIGSSIGAELGSMKVTEQIDAMEVSGTNPYKYLVVTRVLASTCMLPLLVIAGDAIALYGSYIGVNIRGVTSFQLFFKMVFDGLAFSDVMPAFIKSFFFGFAIGMIGCYKGYHAQKGTEGVGRAANSAVVVSSVAVFIIDLLAVQITDLLGLN comes from the coding sequence ATGAAAAAGATGCTCGTTGAAACCGGCCTTCTTGGTCGTTTTTCCCTCAGGTTCATTGGACAAACTATGCAGGCTCGTTTTGAATTCACTGAGTTTGTTCGACAATGTTTCATGATCGGTTACAAATCATTTCCTCTTGTGGGGCTTACGGGTTTTATTATGGGGCTTGTACTCACCATGCAACTTCGTCCTGCCCTGCTCGATTACGGCGTTGCAACTGAACTACCGGAAATGGTAGGCATAGCAATTGTACGGGAAATAGGGCCTGTTATAACGGCCTTGATCTTTGCCGGTAAGATTGGCAGCAGCATTGGTGCAGAACTGGGCAGCATGAAAGTAACTGAACAGATCGATGCTATGGAAGTCAGCGGCACCAATCCTTACAAATATTTAGTGGTTACAAGAGTCCTTGCATCAACATGCATGTTGCCGCTGCTGGTCATTGCAGGTGATGCCATTGCGTTATACGGCTCCTATATTGGTGTAAACATAAGAGGTGTTACCAGTTTTCAATTGTTTTTTAAAATGGTGTTTGATGGTTTGGCATTCAGCGATGTGATGCCCGCTTTTATCAAATCATTTTTCTTTGGGTTTGCTATTGGTATGATCGGTTGCTATAAAGGTTACCATGCACAAAAAGGAACAGAAGGTGTTGGACGTGCAGCTAACTCAGCCGTAGTGGTAAGTTCCGTTGCAGTATTTATAATTGATCTGCTGGCTGTCCAGATCACTGACCTGCTTGGTTTAAACTGA